A genomic region of Rhodobacter capsulatus SB 1003 contains the following coding sequences:
- a CDS encoding SIS domain-containing protein, with the protein MFNFDETRFLRIQQGAVDLAPRIDAAIGAAIGAGATNLYFLGTGGVAYLMEPAVQLLQRRSGFPVFKDYPAELVITGSANLTARSIVVMPSLSGTTKESVAMMAKLQEIGATVITLVGHAETPLGQGGNPALVNFAEDDTSSESFYIQSLLVALSVMKARGEIANYDALLRELASVPAALVAAKKAFEPKAKDFAAIIAGSDYHMFTGAGNMWPEALYYATCILEEMQWIRTRPTHASDFFHGPLELIEPGVSLILFRGEDDCDPLAERVAQFARQYTDKLTVISTADYLPRELSPELRALLSPAVMATLMERLSAHLEVMRNHPLVTRRYYKRVAY; encoded by the coding sequence ATGTTCAATTTTGACGAAACCCGCTTCTTGCGCATCCAGCAAGGCGCGGTCGATCTGGCCCCGCGCATCGACGCGGCGATCGGCGCGGCGATCGGTGCCGGTGCGACCAACCTGTATTTCCTCGGCACCGGCGGCGTCGCCTATCTGATGGAACCGGCGGTCCAGCTGCTGCAACGTCGCTCGGGCTTTCCGGTGTTCAAGGACTATCCGGCCGAGCTGGTGATCACGGGCTCGGCCAATCTGACGGCGCGTTCGATCGTGGTCATGCCCTCGCTTTCGGGCACGACCAAGGAAAGCGTCGCGATGATGGCGAAGCTGCAAGAGATCGGCGCGACGGTGATCACGCTGGTGGGCCATGCCGAAACCCCGCTGGGTCAGGGCGGCAACCCGGCTCTGGTCAACTTTGCCGAGGATGACACCTCCTCGGAATCCTTCTACATCCAGTCGCTGCTGGTGGCGCTTTCGGTGATGAAGGCGCGCGGCGAGATCGCCAATTACGACGCGCTGCTGCGCGAACTGGCCAGCGTGCCCGCCGCGCTGGTTGCGGCGAAAAAGGCCTTTGAACCCAAGGCCAAGGATTTCGCCGCGATCATCGCCGGGTCGGATTATCACATGTTCACCGGCGCCGGGAACATGTGGCCCGAGGCGCTTTACTACGCGACCTGCATCCTTGAGGAAATGCAGTGGATCCGCACCCGCCCGACGCATGCCTCGGATTTCTTCCATGGCCCGCTTGAACTGATCGAACCGGGTGTCAGCCTGATCCTGTTCCGCGGCGAGGATGACTGCGACCCGCTGGCCGAGCGCGTCGCGCAATTCGCCCGGCAATATACCGACAAGCTGACGGTGATCTCGACGGCGGATTACCTGCCGCGCGAGCTCTCGCCCGAGCTGCGCGCGCTGCTCTCGCCTGCGGTGATGGCGACGTTGATGGAGCGGCTGAGCGCCCATCTGGAGGTGATGCGAAACCATCCGCTGGTGACCCGGCGCTATTACAAGCGCGTCGCCTATTGA